The following proteins are co-located in the Rippkaea orientalis PCC 8801 genome:
- a CDS encoding CO2 hydration protein, whose translation MVTIALERSRHPLAQYIYRLENGEALLKNSPQNVTEVVGILKSYGVVLDAYSRNLIYIADHQFLVMFPFFKYFNGEISFDKLLHHWGHDRINFEYAEYCMKAMMWHGGGGLDNYLDTPEFKEAAKQVIQAKFKNNIFMLALDKIFPEFLPEHLRMMAYYSGLGQFWRVMADIFLSLSDRYDCGEIQSIPDVVQHILDGLVKDANKPITYQVKIRDQVYDIIPKSVGLTFLADTAIPYVEAIFFRGTPFLGTVSYNAQAYQIPQEQAIFAYGALYADPLPVGGAGIPPTLLMQDMRHFLPEYLHEIYRQNFRQEDDLLVQICQTFQKSMFCVTTAAIKGLAPYPLDTNDLEQKKANRVYLEGWMDRFLTSQLRTANG comes from the coding sequence ATGGTAACTATTGCCCTTGAACGTTCTCGTCATCCCCTTGCTCAATACATCTATCGCCTAGAAAACGGTGAAGCACTCTTAAAGAACTCTCCTCAAAATGTTACTGAAGTTGTTGGCATCCTCAAAAGTTATGGTGTTGTTTTAGATGCCTATTCCCGTAACTTAATCTATATTGCTGATCATCAATTTTTAGTGATGTTTCCCTTCTTTAAATACTTTAATGGGGAGATTTCTTTTGATAAACTCCTACATCATTGGGGACATGATCGCATTAATTTTGAATATGCAGAATACTGTATGAAAGCGATGATGTGGCATGGAGGAGGAGGACTAGATAATTATTTAGATACCCCTGAATTTAAAGAAGCGGCAAAACAGGTTATTCAAGCGAAATTTAAGAATAATATTTTCATGTTAGCCTTAGATAAAATCTTTCCTGAGTTTTTACCAGAACATCTGCGAATGATGGCTTATTATAGCGGATTAGGGCAATTTTGGCGAGTTATGGCTGATATTTTTCTATCCCTTTCTGATCGCTATGATTGCGGTGAAATTCAATCGATCCCTGATGTTGTTCAACATATTTTAGATGGCTTAGTTAAAGATGCCAATAAACCGATTACTTATCAAGTTAAAATTCGAGATCAAGTCTACGATATTATTCCCAAATCTGTTGGATTAACCTTTTTAGCGGATACAGCAATTCCTTATGTAGAAGCGATTTTTTTCCGAGGAACTCCCTTTTTAGGAACTGTTTCTTATAATGCTCAAGCCTATCAAATTCCCCAAGAACAAGCTATTTTTGCCTACGGTGCATTGTATGCAGATCCTTTACCAGTGGGAGGCGCGGGGATTCCTCCTACCTTATTAATGCAGGACATGAGACATTTTTTACCTGAGTATCTACATGAAATTTATCGTCAAAATTTCCGACAAGAAGATGACTTATTGGTTCAAATTTGTCAGACCTTTCAAAAATCCATGTTTTGTGTCACCACAGCAGCTATTAAAGGATTAGCACCCTATCCATTAGATACCAATGATCTTGAACAGAAAAAAGCCAATCGTGTCTATTTAGAAGGATGGATGGATCGCTTTTTAACTTCTCAATTACGCACGGCTAATGGTTAA
- a CDS encoding retropepsin-like aspartic protease family protein, which yields MVIKRILTGVMVASGITVTGNFLPTQAQQPCFLQGANGQNLDLGHLCGGQSASPTKTGASTASNFFQVPIKRRESGIPVVEVTFNGKHTFEMLFDTGASGITITTDMAKKMGIKSQFGGMAETAGGKVPIGIGRVSSVKAGQVVGQNLSVAITPSLSGLGLLGQEFYGHYDVTIKQNMIEMRPRK from the coding sequence ATGGTCATCAAACGAATCCTCACAGGTGTTATGGTTGCTAGTGGCATCACCGTTACTGGTAATTTCCTCCCAACCCAAGCGCAGCAACCCTGCTTTTTACAAGGTGCTAACGGTCAAAATCTTGATTTAGGTCATTTATGTGGGGGTCAGTCCGCTTCTCCGACTAAAACTGGTGCGTCTACTGCTTCTAACTTCTTTCAAGTCCCCATTAAGCGTAGAGAGTCTGGTATTCCTGTGGTTGAAGTAACGTTTAATGGCAAACATACCTTTGAAATGTTATTTGATACGGGAGCAAGTGGGATTACGATTACAACGGATATGGCTAAAAAAATGGGCATAAAATCCCAATTTGGAGGAATGGCAGAAACAGCCGGAGGTAAGGTTCCTATTGGTATTGGTCGGGTCTCGTCGGTTAAAGCAGGACAAGTGGTTGGTCAAAATTTGTCGGTTGCCATTACCCCTTCCCTTTCTGGGTTAGGACTTCTCGGACAAGAATTTTATGGTCATTATGATGTGACTATCAAGCAAAATATGATTGAAATGCGTCCTCGAAAATAA
- a CDS encoding DUF262 domain-containing protein: MTNQIKPSVTNPPISTIYQNIASGKLILQPDFQRKFVWTHDHMEQFIDTILKGYPFPEIYVCQGKVDLKTITTTEYVIDGQQRLTTIKRYIDGEFDKDKPLIQVPTFDQLTETQQEDFLSYQIVVRDIGKVDDKTVKEIFRRINLTKFNLGDVEIHNAVYNGEFIQTAKEIVDNINLEKYEVFYESELTRMADLHFILLVMSTLENGGYFPSDKEIEQYIANYNDKYTNKNHIKALLIKTFAIINDFDLPLDSIWFRKSNFFTLVVELAKQINNLPSDITDRLNYLESKIMENKNRRDNEYGEYYACMYTGTTNRKARVIRAEIFNKHIFTPSNQTPKAKIEV, from the coding sequence ATGACTAACCAAATTAAACCTTCAGTTACCAATCCACCCATTTCTACTATTTATCAAAATATCGCATCAGGAAAACTAATTTTACAACCAGATTTTCAAAGAAAATTTGTCTGGACTCATGATCACATGGAACAATTTATTGATACCATTTTAAAAGGATATCCATTTCCTGAAATTTATGTATGTCAAGGCAAAGTTGATCTTAAAACAATCACAACAACCGAATATGTAATTGATGGACAACAACGACTTACCACAATCAAAAGATATATTGATGGCGAGTTTGATAAAGATAAGCCATTAATACAAGTTCCAACTTTTGACCAATTAACTGAAACACAACAGGAAGATTTTTTGTCATATCAAATTGTTGTTCGTGATATTGGCAAAGTTGATGATAAAACCGTTAAAGAAATATTTCGTAGAATTAATCTAACTAAATTTAATCTAGGGGATGTAGAAATACACAATGCTGTCTATAATGGCGAGTTTATCCAAACAGCTAAAGAGATTGTTGATAATATAAACCTAGAAAAATATGAAGTATTTTATGAATCAGAATTAACAAGAATGGCTGACTTACATTTTATTTTATTAGTTATGTCAACCTTGGAAAATGGAGGATACTTTCCTTCAGATAAAGAAATTGAACAATATATTGCTAATTATAATGATAAATATACTAATAAAAATCACATTAAAGCCCTTTTAATCAAAACCTTTGCAATTATTAATGATTTCGATTTACCCTTAGATTCAATTTGGTTTAGAAAATCTAACTTTTTTACTCTCGTAGTTGAACTCGCTAAACAAATTAATAATCTTCCCAGCGATATTACAGATCGCTTAAATTATCTTGAATCAAAAATTATGGAAAATAAGAATAGACGCGATAATGAATATGGAGAATACTATGCCTGTATGTATACAGGAACAACTAACCGAAAAGCAAGAGTAATACGAGCAGAAATCTTTAATAAACACATTTTTACTCCCAGTAATCAGACTCCTAAAGCTAAAATAGAAGTATAG
- a CDS encoding Uma2 family endonuclease — MPSPTITNSALEKFLQQPNIDGSPAWEFIQGHPQQKPMPSLFHSRLQRNLVNKINSQSKAYEAIQELRCIVPPLSPVPDIAIVKNDRLGNEDGPLQGAPDWLIEIRSPDQSTLDLQNTILHCLSNGTQLAWLIDIQRQQIWVWEHQELPLIYSGTDTLPTLDNISNLTVELIITMTQQR, encoded by the coding sequence ATGCCATCTCCTACTATTACTAACTCTGCCTTAGAAAAATTTCTCCAACAACCTAATATTGACGGTTCTCCAGCGTGGGAGTTCATCCAGGGACACCCGCAGCAAAAGCCTATGCCAAGTCTATTTCATTCCCGTCTCCAGCGCAACCTAGTTAATAAGATTAACAGTCAAAGCAAAGCTTATGAAGCTATCCAAGAACTGCGATGTATTGTTCCTCCTTTATCTCCCGTTCCTGACATTGCTATTGTTAAAAATGATCGTCTCGGTAATGAGGATGGACCACTACAAGGTGCACCAGACTGGTTAATTGAAATTCGATCGCCTGATCAAAGCACATTAGACCTACAAAACACAATTTTACACTGCTTGAGCAACGGGACTCAGCTTGCTTGGTTAATTGATATTCAACGACAGCAAATTTGGGTTTGGGAACACCAAGAGTTACCATTAATCTATTCAGGAACTGACACACTTCCCACCCTTGATAATATCTCAAACTTGACTGTAGAATTGATAATTACCATGACTCAACAGCGTTAA
- a CDS encoding FAD-dependent oxidoreductase: MSSKNLVLIGGGHSHAIALKLWGINPLSGVRLTLITDVYQTPYSGMLPGYVAGFYTFEETHINLSTLAQFSHAQFYLDQAIGLDLINHQVICANSPPISFDYLSLDIGSIPTMINVPGASEYAIPAKPVPTFLAAWNDFVKTVINSPHKNYSISIVGGGAGGVELALNMHSRLSHILQEHQQPLENLMINLFHQGETILTGHNFSVSKIVETILKQRKINLYLRQKVVQISAISQSIYEIQCESKLKVNCNIIFWVTQASAANWIKASGLTTNEKGFILVNNYLQSVSHPHIFAAGDIATINNYPRPKAGVFAVRQGKPLFDNLQRMILRKSLKPYYPQKLYLSLIGTGDKNAIASWGFLGYRSPILWTWKDYIDREFMEGFKNLG, translated from the coding sequence ATGAGTAGCAAAAATTTAGTTTTAATTGGGGGAGGACATAGCCACGCGATCGCGCTAAAATTATGGGGAATAAATCCGCTTTCTGGGGTGCGTTTAACCCTAATTACAGATGTCTATCAAACTCCCTATTCAGGAATGTTACCTGGTTATGTAGCTGGTTTCTACACCTTTGAGGAAACCCATATTAATTTATCAACTTTAGCACAATTTTCTCACGCTCAATTTTACCTGGATCAAGCCATTGGTTTAGACTTGATTAATCATCAAGTTATTTGTGCTAATTCTCCCCCGATTTCTTTTGATTATCTATCCCTTGATATTGGCAGTATACCCACTATGATTAATGTTCCGGGTGCATCTGAATATGCTATCCCGGCTAAACCTGTACCAACTTTTTTAGCTGCTTGGAATGACTTTGTTAAAACCGTTATTAATTCTCCCCATAAAAATTATTCTATTAGTATTGTAGGAGGAGGTGCAGGAGGAGTTGAATTAGCTCTCAATATGCACAGTCGTTTAAGCCATATTTTACAAGAACATCAGCAACCTTTAGAGAATTTAATGATTAATCTATTTCACCAGGGAGAAACTATTTTAACAGGTCATAATTTTAGCGTCAGTAAGATAGTAGAAACCATTTTAAAACAGCGAAAAATCAACCTTTATTTACGGCAAAAAGTCGTTCAAATTTCAGCAATTTCTCAGAGCATATACGAAATTCAATGTGAGTCAAAGTTAAAAGTCAATTGTAATATTATTTTTTGGGTAACTCAAGCATCAGCAGCGAATTGGATTAAAGCCTCAGGATTGACAACGAATGAAAAAGGCTTTATTTTAGTCAATAATTATCTACAATCCGTCTCTCATCCTCATATTTTTGCAGCCGGAGATATTGCAACCATTAATAATTATCCTCGTCCCAAAGCAGGGGTTTTTGCGGTTAGACAAGGCAAACCGTTATTTGATAATTTACAGCGAATGATTTTACGTAAATCCTTAAAACCTTATTATCCACAAAAGTTGTATTTAAGTTTAATTGGAACCGGAGATAAAAATGCGATCGCCTCTTGGGGGTTTTTAGGCTATCGATCTCCTATATTATGGACTTGGAAAGATTATATTGATCGAGAATTTATGGAAGGGTTCAAAAATTTAGGGTAA
- a CDS encoding response regulator, protein MRILIVEDDPLMQLGLEQALSEYPDFEIVGQAEDGYGGIQKALDLKPDLIVMDIGLPRLDGIAATKQIKEQLPDIHIVMLTSHTLQTEVVAALSSGADAYCIKGASLERLLAAIEAAKDGATYLDPQIARLVLDNLKPPTPEPNQNLALLSERELEVLKLIVEGKSNNEIAEDLYLSTNTIKTHVRGIMNKLAVDDRVQAAVVALRSGLV, encoded by the coding sequence ATGCGCATTTTAATTGTTGAAGATGATCCCCTGATGCAATTGGGATTAGAACAAGCTTTGAGTGAATATCCTGACTTTGAGATCGTCGGACAAGCGGAAGATGGCTACGGGGGAATACAAAAAGCCTTAGACTTGAAGCCAGATCTCATCGTGATGGATATTGGACTGCCTCGCTTAGATGGCATCGCTGCAACGAAACAAATTAAGGAACAATTGCCAGATATTCACATCGTGATGTTGACTTCCCATACCCTGCAAACGGAGGTCGTTGCAGCATTATCGAGTGGTGCCGATGCTTATTGTATCAAAGGGGCTAGTTTAGAGCGATTATTAGCAGCCATTGAAGCAGCTAAAGATGGGGCAACCTATTTAGATCCCCAAATTGCCCGCTTAGTGTTAGATAATTTAAAACCACCAACCCCAGAACCCAATCAAAATCTTGCCCTACTTTCTGAACGAGAATTAGAGGTTTTAAAGTTAATTGTTGAAGGGAAAAGTAATAATGAAATTGCTGAAGATTTGTATCTGAGTACCAATACGATTAAAACCCATGTACGAGGAATTATGAATAAATTAGCCGTGGATGATCGGGTACAAGCTGCAGTTGTTGCCCTTCGTTCTGGATTAGTTTAA
- a CDS encoding MASE1 domain-containing protein — MTPVRTLWHSNLSKLTLVAIAYWSGGWLGRQSMELTQGTCPLWLPAGIALTALLLYGEQLWLGIFLGDLLLTLTLGGSWGLAIGSAMATTLSAVIGVKLLHWWRFSPKLSKIRDVTALLLLAAIFAPIVHASLETLVRLILGSLEGKTWGQHWWLQWLGDSSSIMVIAPFLLRLKSDRDTLLRRQPKKRLLEGAICGGLLLGLSWMVFIRHGISGTVSSEDFTNTQYLEYLPFPIVVWAAIRFQTWGAVLGSLFVSIGAIAGTLQGTGPFILQTTNLAQATLLLQIFLIIISTTALLLSAAVTERQRVEKQLLDTLERDHLLAEVALRIRHSLDLEQIFQTTVAEIRTLIDSDRVFIGTLQDNGRIEVVAESVAQGYPSLLGGSARDDLLANLPSLFSQGQTFVASDISHLHLSPTVVQYSQRYQIKAALVVPLHLDHQPLGLLVAHHCSGMRHWHKQEVKLLEQLAGQVMIAMGQAQLYQKVQQLNSNLEKQVAERTHQLQEKIEEVQDLYDMKAVFLQAVSHDLRTSIMGLLMLLKNLENRPGESISVSRSILDRMIKSSDRQLTLINALSKDHFSEERPLIINCKTLVLKDVITKIAQNWEPLLIQNQATFTLHIPDNLPLIFADPEQLIQVFEQLLSNAFKHNPPGIDLVFKATFQGGMVHCHLADNGVGMEPQQCDQLFKLYLRSLHDRRRTGIGLGCYQCRQIIEAHGGTIGVNSNPGKGSEVWFTLPIAKSQPSAVS; from the coding sequence ATGACCCCAGTCCGAACTCTGTGGCACTCCAATTTAAGCAAACTCACTCTAGTGGCGATCGCGTACTGGAGTGGAGGATGGCTAGGACGACAATCAATGGAACTAACCCAAGGCACTTGTCCCCTGTGGCTACCGGCTGGAATTGCCCTAACAGCCCTATTACTCTATGGTGAGCAACTCTGGTTAGGCATCTTTCTCGGAGATCTTCTTTTAACCTTGACTTTGGGAGGAAGTTGGGGATTAGCCATTGGTTCAGCTATGGCAACTACCCTATCTGCTGTGATTGGGGTTAAATTACTCCATTGGTGGAGATTTTCGCCTAAACTCTCAAAAATACGCGATGTAACCGCTTTACTCCTGTTGGCTGCTATTTTTGCCCCAATTGTCCATGCGTCTCTAGAAACCCTAGTCCGTCTCATCCTAGGGAGTCTAGAGGGAAAAACCTGGGGACAGCATTGGTGGTTACAGTGGTTAGGGGATTCTAGCTCAATTATGGTCATTGCGCCCTTTTTGCTGCGTCTCAAGTCAGATAGGGATACCCTATTACGACGGCAACCCAAAAAGCGTCTTCTTGAAGGAGCTATTTGTGGGGGACTGCTGTTAGGGTTGAGTTGGATGGTATTTATCCGTCATGGCATCTCTGGGACTGTCTCATCAGAGGATTTTACCAATACCCAATATTTAGAGTATTTACCCTTTCCGATTGTGGTTTGGGCAGCCATTCGCTTTCAAACCTGGGGGGCAGTTTTAGGGAGTCTGTTTGTCTCCATTGGGGCGATCGCAGGAACTCTTCAAGGCACTGGCCCCTTTATCCTGCAAACGACGAATCTGGCACAAGCGACGCTCTTATTACAAATTTTTCTGATTATTATTAGTACAACCGCTTTACTGTTATCGGCTGCCGTAACGGAACGACAACGGGTAGAAAAGCAACTATTGGATACTTTAGAACGAGATCATCTGTTAGCAGAAGTAGCCTTACGGATTCGGCACTCTTTGGACTTAGAACAGATTTTTCAAACTACTGTGGCGGAAATTCGTACGTTGATTGATAGCGATCGCGTGTTTATTGGAACATTACAGGACAATGGACGCATTGAAGTGGTAGCGGAGTCGGTAGCGCAGGGTTATCCGAGTTTGTTGGGAGGTAGTGCCAGGGACGATTTATTAGCGAATTTACCCTCATTATTTAGCCAAGGACAGACCTTTGTTGCCTCTGATATTAGCCATCTGCATTTATCCCCTACAGTGGTTCAATATAGCCAACGTTATCAGATTAAAGCTGCGTTAGTAGTTCCGCTTCATCTGGATCATCAACCCTTGGGGTTATTAGTCGCGCATCACTGTTCTGGGATGCGTCATTGGCACAAACAGGAAGTTAAACTCTTAGAACAGTTAGCTGGTCAAGTGATGATTGCCATGGGCCAAGCCCAATTATATCAAAAAGTGCAACAACTCAATAGTAATTTAGAAAAACAAGTCGCAGAAAGAACTCATCAATTGCAAGAAAAAATTGAAGAAGTGCAAGACTTATATGACATGAAAGCGGTTTTTTTACAAGCTGTTTCCCATGATTTGCGCACCTCAATTATGGGGTTATTGATGTTATTAAAAAACTTGGAAAATCGCCCTGGAGAGAGTATTAGTGTTTCTCGATCTATTTTAGACCGCATGATTAAAAGTAGTGATCGCCAATTAACGTTAATTAATGCGTTATCGAAAGATCATTTTTCTGAAGAACGACCTTTAATTATTAATTGCAAAACGCTTGTTTTAAAGGATGTAATTACTAAAATTGCTCAAAACTGGGAACCGCTATTAATTCAAAATCAAGCAACGTTTACCCTCCATATTCCTGATAATTTGCCCTTGATTTTTGCCGATCCTGAACAATTAATCCAAGTATTTGAACAGCTATTAAGTAATGCTTTTAAACACAATCCTCCGGGGATTGATTTAGTCTTTAAAGCCACTTTTCAAGGAGGAATGGTTCACTGTCATTTAGCCGATAATGGTGTAGGAATGGAACCCCAACAATGCGATCAACTCTTTAAATTATACCTGCGAAGTTTGCATGATAGACGCAGAACAGGAATTGGGTTAGGGTGTTACCAATGTCGCCAAATTATCGAGGCTCATGGGGGAACCATTGGAGTGAATAGTAATCCTGGCAAAGGTTCTGAGGTTTGGTTTACTTTACCCATCGCCAAAAGCCAACCATCCGCCGTGAGTTAG
- a CDS encoding LodA/GoxA family CTQ-dependent oxidase — translation MGKTYQIFPGIGIARLGNSESEYFIGPEAPGIVPPTPYRDSMGRIKRQGARFRIYEVDVDEFGGETILREVTVDSNTTITWTVHLVNKKAAGKNFPPLQTSDRNAGYDRNGLTIDAGIQQISGTDQTVGPLQGDIRFIRNGITESSTTVKIGDLKTDEAGRLIVLGGHGLSRSPLGRPMTNFANNDGWYDDVADGPVTATVIINGVSFTATPAWVVVASPSYAPGIDNMMTWYDQAVNVNASYFHPIQQLKVPSFTQDIYPILKRTTLMQWVSDTARSGHGTGTGGYFVDPNRLRLLSDNSEAAKAAREGIFARLAQPNTVAPSYETTPRPPENMPRLFSGVNPASPTNQGNSVFTSLTSYQYMLMTKWKDGNFEADWPGSEPVPPTFDAIPLNEQPDALNRAALEACIGGPFFPGIETTYLMTLVDTYKSPFRIDDHTHSAGFLTEQMAIPWQADFYDCGLLWWPAQRPVSVRVGNRFEQFSRGINNYAGMVQYWSNLGFIVQSGEEYVETERRPIP, via the coding sequence ATGGGTAAAACTTACCAAATCTTTCCAGGCATTGGGATAGCCCGCTTAGGAAATAGCGAAAGTGAGTATTTTATCGGACCAGAAGCACCTGGTATCGTTCCCCCGACACCCTATCGGGATAGTATGGGACGAATTAAGCGTCAAGGAGCTCGTTTCCGCATCTATGAAGTAGACGTAGATGAATTTGGGGGAGAAACGATTCTGCGGGAGGTAACGGTTGATAGCAACACAACCATTACCTGGACTGTCCATCTGGTGAACAAAAAAGCAGCCGGCAAAAATTTCCCCCCCCTTCAGACCAGCGATCGCAACGCGGGATACGATCGCAACGGACTAACCATCGATGCAGGAATACAACAGATTTCAGGAACCGATCAAACCGTCGGCCCCTTACAAGGTGATATCCGGTTTATTCGCAATGGCATCACCGAGTCTAGCACTACGGTAAAAATCGGCGATCTCAAAACCGATGAAGCTGGCCGACTGATTGTTCTGGGAGGCCATGGACTCTCAAGATCTCCCCTAGGCAGGCCGATGACCAACTTTGCCAATAATGACGGTTGGTACGATGATGTCGCTGACGGGCCAGTCACAGCCACGGTGATCATTAACGGTGTCAGCTTTACCGCTACCCCGGCCTGGGTGGTCGTTGCTTCCCCTAGCTATGCCCCAGGAATTGACAACATGATGACGTGGTACGATCAGGCTGTCAACGTCAATGCCAGTTATTTCCATCCCATTCAGCAGCTAAAAGTCCCCTCCTTTACTCAGGATATTTACCCCATTCTCAAACGAACAACATTAATGCAATGGGTGAGTGATACAGCGCGTAGCGGCCATGGTACGGGTACGGGAGGATACTTTGTAGATCCCAATCGACTGCGACTCCTCAGCGATAATTCAGAAGCCGCTAAAGCCGCACGGGAAGGGATTTTTGCCCGTTTAGCTCAACCTAATACCGTTGCCCCCAGTTATGAAACAACCCCCAGACCTCCTGAAAATATGCCCCGACTGTTTTCAGGGGTTAATCCAGCGAGTCCCACTAATCAGGGAAATAGCGTTTTTACGTCCTTGACCAGCTATCAGTATATGTTGATGACCAAGTGGAAGGATGGCAATTTTGAAGCAGATTGGCCGGGTTCTGAACCAGTACCTCCGACCTTTGATGCAATTCCCCTCAATGAGCAACCCGATGCCCTCAATCGAGCGGCATTAGAAGCTTGTATTGGGGGTCCTTTTTTCCCTGGTATCGAGACAACCTACCTGATGACCTTGGTGGACACCTATAAGTCTCCCTTTCGCATCGACGATCACACCCACTCAGCAGGGTTTTTGACCGAACAGATGGCTATCCCCTGGCAAGCAGATTTTTATGACTGTGGTTTGCTGTGGTGGCCGGCTCAAAGACCTGTATCCGTCAGGGTTGGCAACCGCTTTGAGCAATTTTCCCGTGGGATTAATAACTATGCCGGGATGGTGCAATATTGGTCTAATTTAGGGTTTATTGTCCAAAGTGGAGAGGAATACGTTGAAACCGAACGCAGACCGATTCCTTAA
- a CDS encoding tryptophan 7-halogenase — protein sequence MKPNADRFLNTDVVIIGGGPAGLATAIALTDLDINSIVIESSHYLDPRLGEHLTPVGVGILKQLGIWDSQFLEKHRLCYGVRSAWGETQVTYSDYLFHPDGTGVNLSRPTFDRNLATLADGKGVRLLLSSQLKQAQQEQNGWILSLDTPKGLQEVRARVVVDASGRKALFARSQGRTSVYCDRLVGIAAFLEPLAENHDQEETLLLESGEFGWWYFARLQDNRGVFLHITDADQLESRKDAPLQTWSKRLKSTNFFSELAGYYHPVEKVLVRSARSHCLDQATGHHWLAVGDAAMSFDPLSSMGITKALKAGIFSSQVILRVLNGETTVLKDYEAEIQQQFNEYLQIRTQYYQIEQRWPSSLFWQRRH from the coding sequence TTGAAACCGAACGCAGACCGATTCCTTAATACAGATGTGGTCATTATCGGTGGGGGTCCGGCCGGGTTAGCAACGGCGATCGCTCTCACCGATCTTGACATCAATTCTATCGTGATCGAGAGCAGCCATTATCTTGACCCTCGTTTGGGAGAACATCTGACCCCGGTCGGGGTGGGAATCTTAAAACAACTAGGGATCTGGGATAGCCAATTTCTAGAAAAACACCGTTTATGTTATGGGGTGCGTTCTGCTTGGGGAGAGACTCAAGTGACCTACAGTGACTACCTCTTTCATCCCGATGGTACGGGAGTTAATTTGAGTCGTCCCACCTTTGACCGCAATTTAGCAACGTTAGCGGATGGTAAGGGGGTTCGTTTGTTGCTCTCAAGTCAACTCAAACAGGCTCAACAGGAACAGAACGGATGGATACTTTCTCTCGACACTCCAAAGGGTCTTCAGGAGGTAAGAGCTAGAGTGGTTGTGGATGCGAGTGGACGCAAGGCTTTATTTGCTAGGAGTCAGGGTCGAACTTCTGTCTATTGCGATCGCTTGGTGGGTATTGCTGCTTTTTTAGAGCCTTTGGCAGAAAATCATGATCAGGAGGAAACCTTGTTGCTCGAATCGGGAGAGTTTGGCTGGTGGTACTTTGCCCGTCTTCAGGATAATAGGGGGGTTTTTTTGCATATAACGGATGCTGATCAACTTGAGTCCAGAAAAGATGCTCCTCTGCAAACGTGGTCAAAACGGCTAAAATCAACTAACTTTTTCTCGGAACTGGCTGGTTATTATCATCCTGTTGAAAAGGTTCTGGTGCGATCGGCTCGTAGTCATTGTCTTGATCAAGCAACAGGTCATCATTGGCTGGCTGTGGGGGATGCTGCCATGAGTTTTGATCCCTTATCGTCTATGGGGATTACTAAAGCTTTAAAGGCTGGTATTTTTTCGAGTCAAGTCATTTTAAGGGTTTTGAATGGGGAAACAACGGTTCTGAAAGACTATGAGGCAGAAATTCAGCAACAATTTAACGAATATCTCCAGATTCGCACTCAATATTATCAGATCGAGCAGCGTTGGCCAAGCTCACTTTTTTGGCAGCGGCGACATTAG
- a CDS encoding histidine kinase: MKDSFLQKNEIRLFRQNQTAMINQDYIRKWLEVFKNQYLNKIGVYLRYQYAKADYLKQMTKRYDDVKFVGINMRGQEEDNDSKI; this comes from the coding sequence ATGAAGGACTCATTTTTGCAGAAGAATGAGATACGCCTCTTCCGTCAAAACCAAACAGCAATGATTAATCAAGACTATATTAGAAAGTGGTTAGAGGTTTTTAAAAACCAATATTTAAACAAAATTGGGGTTTATCTTAGATATCAATATGCTAAAGCGGATTACCTCAAACAAATGACTAAACGCTATGATGATGTTAAATTTGTTGGCATTAACATGAGGGGACAGGAAGAAGATAATGACTCTAAAATCTAA